A genomic stretch from Komagataeibacter xylinus includes:
- a CDS encoding MSMEG_0572/Sll0783 family nitrogen starvation response protein yields MPKVEHAPHKDGDCFVNYENKVFEDVKARPGEKALITFHTVANEGSVGFVNLLQATRLIRKGFETSVLLYGPGVTLGVQRGFPRLGDEAFPGHMNCNRQIAKILEEGGKVYACRFALQALYGYGEQNLIPGITPINPQDVLDIILLARRDNAFILNTWTL; encoded by the coding sequence ATGCCGAAAGTCGAACACGCTCCGCATAAAGATGGCGACTGCTTCGTCAATTATGAAAACAAGGTCTTTGAGGACGTCAAAGCCAGACCCGGCGAAAAAGCCCTCATCACCTTCCACACCGTCGCCAATGAAGGCTCCGTCGGGTTCGTCAACCTGCTGCAGGCTACCCGCCTGATCCGCAAGGGATTCGAGACGTCGGTGCTGCTGTATGGTCCGGGTGTGACCCTTGGCGTGCAGCGCGGCTTTCCCCGCCTGGGCGATGAGGCCTTTCCGGGGCACATGAACTGCAACAGACAGATCGCAAAAATCCTTGAAGAGGGCGGCAAGGTCTATGCCTGCCGCTTCGCGCTTCAGGCCCTTTATGGCTACGGCGAGCAGAACCTGATCCCCGGCATTACGCCGATCAATCCGCAGGACGTGCTCGACATCATCCTGCTGGCCCGCCGCGACAACGCTTTCATCCTGAACACCTGGACTCTCTG
- a CDS encoding PLP-dependent aminotransferase family protein — protein sequence MSAYPYLAHWKEEISRSPNAIYMTLADALALSIRKGELREGDRLPPQRTIADYLGTNLTTVTRSFAEARRRGLIDATVGRGTFIRVGAGESHWRHTGPAVVDLTMNLPPIPQEPPLQRIIQSDIAAILKQQDLNSLMSYRVTGGTLEERQLGAKWIAPAIGQRRTDEILVSPGAQSALAAIVSTHTQPGDVIVTDRIAYPGIRTIAAQFDLILVGVDSDMEGMMPDQLDRVCAEHHPRLLYCIPTIHNPTTATMSLQRRKDILKVAQRHHLHITEDDPYSLLMDNPLPALAALDHSRVSYVATLAKTLSPGLRTAYVALPNAEMTRRVTAAIRAIALTNAGLLSALTARWMQTEQAHTILHAIRKELRLRQSIARKVLGEGHCMNPDGPHVWLKLPDWWGSADFVAYARRRGLALVPSTVFTISGEPPQRARIALGSAPDATSLEESLHGVLSVLRHKRSPGFADIV from the coding sequence ATGTCCGCATACCCCTATCTGGCCCACTGGAAAGAAGAGATCAGCCGGAGTCCGAACGCGATTTACATGACGTTGGCCGATGCCCTGGCGCTTTCCATCCGCAAGGGTGAGCTGAGGGAAGGGGACAGGCTGCCACCACAGCGCACGATCGCGGACTATCTTGGCACAAATCTGACTACCGTGACCCGTTCGTTTGCCGAGGCCCGGCGGCGTGGCCTGATTGACGCGACTGTCGGCCGTGGCACCTTTATCCGTGTTGGCGCCGGAGAAAGCCACTGGCGCCATACGGGACCGGCTGTAGTTGACCTGACCATGAACCTGCCGCCAATTCCGCAGGAACCGCCGCTTCAACGCATTATCCAGAGCGACATTGCAGCCATCCTGAAACAGCAGGATCTGAACAGCCTGATGTCCTACCGGGTAACGGGCGGCACATTGGAGGAGCGCCAGCTTGGCGCAAAATGGATTGCGCCCGCGATCGGTCAGAGGCGAACGGACGAAATCCTTGTCTCACCGGGTGCCCAGAGTGCACTTGCGGCAATTGTCAGCACGCACACGCAGCCAGGTGATGTTATCGTAACTGATCGCATTGCCTACCCTGGCATTCGCACCATAGCGGCGCAGTTCGACCTTATTCTGGTCGGCGTGGACAGCGACATGGAAGGCATGATGCCGGACCAGCTTGACCGGGTCTGCGCCGAACATCATCCCCGGCTGCTCTACTGCATCCCCACCATTCACAATCCCACCACGGCCACGATGTCGCTGCAAAGGCGCAAGGACATCCTGAAGGTCGCCCAACGCCATCATCTGCATATTACTGAAGACGACCCTTACAGCCTGCTGATGGACAATCCGCTCCCGGCGCTGGCGGCCCTTGATCATAGCCGTGTCAGTTATGTAGCTACCCTCGCCAAGACGCTCAGCCCGGGCCTGCGCACTGCCTATGTGGCCCTGCCCAATGCGGAAATGACCCGACGGGTTACGGCGGCCATCCGGGCCATAGCCCTGACCAATGCCGGTCTGCTCAGCGCACTCACGGCGCGATGGATGCAGACAGAGCAGGCGCATACAATCCTGCATGCCATCCGCAAGGAACTGCGCCTGCGCCAGTCCATTGCCCGCAAGGTACTGGGAGAAGGGCACTGCATGAACCCCGACGGGCCACATGTCTGGCTGAAATTGCCGGACTGGTGGGGCAGTGCGGATTTTGTGGCTTATGCCCGCAGGCGGGGTCTGGCGCTGGTGCCCAGTACCGTTTTCACCATCAGTGGGGAACCCCCGCAGCGGGCGCGGATTGCACTGGGCAGCGCGCCGGATGCCACAAGCCTTGAGGAATCCCTGCACGGGGTGCTGTCAGTGCTGCGGCACAAACGTTCCCCCGGTTTTGCCGATATTGTGTGA